From the genome of Desulfovibrio psychrotolerans, one region includes:
- the gatB gene encoding Asp-tRNA(Asn)/Glu-tRNA(Gln) amidotransferase subunit GatB: MAKYEVVIGLEVHAQLKTESKLFCSCSTRFGNDPNENVCEVCSGMPGVLPVLNRRAVEYAAKMGLAMNCKVRRHSVFERKNYFYPDSPNGYQISQLGDAICHGGHLDLNMGDYTRRVGITRIQLENDAGKSIHSSTENVSYVDLNRTGVPLIEIVSDPDMRSAEEAVAYLKSLHAILLYLGICDGNMEEGSFRCDANVSLRPAGQEEFGTRVELKNMNSFRHVQKGIEYEIARQQDLLEDGEAVVQQTRLYNAEKNSTAAMRGKEEAHDYRYFPDPDLIPIMLSAEQIEAWRAELPELPVQRRTRFVTHYALPEYDAEVLTQDRDMADFFEAAAAVYNSPKKISNMMMGPFQRELNERGMAAKDAPMRPETLAELVRLIEEGLISAKIGSDIFSDLFVSNAGPEAYVKEKGLAQISDSSELERAVDEVIAENPAEAEAYRGGKTKLVSFFVGQVMRKTRGKANPALVNELLAKKL, translated from the coding sequence ATGGCGAAGTATGAGGTTGTCATCGGGCTGGAAGTGCACGCGCAGTTGAAGACGGAATCCAAGCTGTTCTGCTCCTGCTCCACCCGCTTTGGCAACGACCCCAACGAGAACGTGTGCGAGGTGTGCTCCGGCATGCCGGGCGTGCTGCCGGTGCTGAACAGGCGCGCCGTGGAATATGCCGCCAAGATGGGGCTGGCCATGAACTGCAAGGTGCGCCGGCATTCGGTGTTTGAGCGCAAGAACTATTTTTATCCGGATTCGCCCAACGGGTACCAGATTTCCCAGTTGGGAGACGCCATCTGCCACGGCGGGCATCTGGACCTGAACATGGGGGACTACACCCGCCGGGTGGGGATAACCCGCATTCAGCTGGAAAACGATGCGGGCAAATCCATCCACTCTTCCACCGAGAACGTTTCGTACGTTGACCTGAACCGCACGGGCGTGCCGCTTATCGAGATCGTTTCCGATCCGGACATGCGCAGCGCGGAAGAGGCTGTGGCGTATCTGAAATCGCTTCACGCCATATTGCTCTATCTGGGGATATGCGACGGGAACATGGAGGAAGGGAGCTTCCGCTGTGACGCCAACGTATCGCTGCGCCCTGCGGGGCAGGAAGAGTTCGGAACCCGCGTGGAACTGAAGAACATGAACTCCTTCCGGCATGTGCAGAAGGGCATAGAATACGAAATTGCGCGGCAGCAGGACCTGCTGGAAGACGGCGAAGCCGTGGTGCAGCAGACACGCCTGTATAACGCGGAAAAGAACAGCACCGCCGCCATGCGCGGCAAGGAAGAGGCCCACGATTACCGCTATTTCCCGGACCCGGACCTTATTCCCATTATGCTTTCCGCAGAGCAGATAGAGGCATGGCGCGCGGAACTGCCGGAACTGCCGGTGCAGCGGCGGACGCGGTTTGTCACGCACTACGCCCTGCCGGAATATGATGCGGAAGTGCTGACGCAGGACAGGGATATGGCAGACTTTTTTGAAGCTGCCGCAGCCGTGTACAACAGTCCGAAAAAGATAAGCAACATGATGATGGGCCCCTTCCAGCGGGAGCTGAATGAGCGCGGTATGGCTGCCAAGGATGCTCCCATGCGCCCGGAAACGCTGGCGGAGCTGGTGCGTCTTATCGAAGAAGGGCTTATTTCCGCCAAGATAGGCAGCGACATTTTCAGCGACCTGTTTGTCAGCAATGCCGGGCCGGAAGCGTATGTGAAAGAGAAGGGGCTGGCGCAGATTTCCGACTCTTCTGAACTGGAGCGTGCCGTGGATGAGGTGATTGCGGAAAACCCCGCCGAGGCGGAGGCGTATCGCGGCGGCAAGACAAAGCTGGTGAGCTTTTTCGTGGGACAGGTCATGCGCAAGACCCGGGGCAAGGCAAATCCTGCTCTGGTAAACGAGTTGCTGGCGAAGAAGCTGTAG
- a CDS encoding Crp/Fnr family transcriptional regulator: MTSYVARTFLKYSVIFAENSKGDSAYLLQEGRVELSKEVNGRKKVLAILSPINMFGEMSLVLDDKRRTATAIALDDVRAVEVKQEHFDGFIRESPQIMQTLIDVLVHRLRSSTRKSMQVPSLFQGTCRTIEMLARNGVRQFDYMHALMSLKDAFVSSEDRVLDILSKLEHLKLIKITSTPEGVKVVDILVPEHFTMEAAQRLQAWGRGEGP; encoded by the coding sequence ATGACATCGTACGTCGCCAGAACATTCCTCAAATATTCCGTCATCTTTGCAGAAAACAGCAAGGGAGATTCAGCCTACCTGCTTCAGGAAGGCCGGGTGGAGCTGTCCAAAGAGGTGAACGGCAGAAAAAAAGTGCTGGCCATTCTCTCTCCCATCAACATGTTCGGCGAAATGTCGCTGGTGCTGGACGATAAAAGGCGCACGGCCACCGCCATCGCCCTGGACGATGTTCGGGCCGTGGAAGTGAAGCAGGAGCATTTTGACGGGTTTATCCGCGAATCACCGCAGATCATGCAAACCCTTATAGATGTGCTGGTCCACAGACTCCGCAGCAGCACACGCAAGTCCATGCAGGTTCCCAGCCTGTTTCAGGGCACATGCAGAACCATTGAAATGCTCGCCCGCAACGGCGTCCGGCAATTCGATTACATGCACGCGCTCATGTCGCTCAAGGATGCCTTTGTCAGTTCCGAGGACCGGGTTCTGGACATCCTGAGCAAACTGGAACACCTCAAGCTCATAAAGATAACCTCCACGCCCGAGGGCGTGAAGGTCGTGGATATTCTCGTTCCGGAACACTTTACCATGGAAGCGGCACAACGCCTGCAAGCATGGGGACGGGGAGAAGGACCGTAA
- a CDS encoding MucR family transcriptional regulator: MDDCLKGALEIVKAQASVRTMNEEEILSMVRTLADSIRGMSEGEAAESVRVEGEIDPKKSIREKSITCLECGKAFKIITRKHLAVHGLDTPEYREKWGMKKNTPLVCKALQRERRKKMKSMELWEKRRKQEPAA, translated from the coding sequence GTGGATGATTGTTTGAAAGGGGCATTGGAAATTGTCAAAGCACAGGCAAGTGTGCGTACTATGAACGAGGAAGAGATTCTGTCCATGGTGCGTACCCTTGCGGACAGCATCCGGGGGATGAGTGAAGGCGAGGCCGCTGAAAGCGTGCGGGTGGAAGGGGAGATTGATCCCAAGAAGTCCATACGCGAAAAGTCCATTACCTGCCTGGAATGCGGTAAGGCTTTCAAGATAATCACCAGAAAGCATCTTGCCGTGCATGGGTTGGATACACCGGAGTATCGCGAAAAATGGGGCATGAAAAAGAATACGCCGCTGGTGTGCAAGGCATTGCAGCGCGAACGGCGTAAGAAAATGAAGTCTATGGAGCTGTGGGAAAAAAGGCGTAAGCAGGAACCTGCCGCCTGA
- a CDS encoding DUF4254 domain-containing protein has product MTRFEDIIAGMERCFAAQHSATEQWHESEPESVEAVAACCAADCAADGDDAAGLLPLVLAQHLMNFKLWHVEDVARRTDVGPEVIADCKRRIDGYNQRRNDYMEKVDAWLVNAVTPHLVQAQGPVRYNSESAGMAVDRLSILSLKMYHMREQTERQDADAAHVARCAEKLAVLTEQRRDLARAVLELLEDYRSGHKQPKVYYQCKMYNDPSLNPQLYGAEKAKG; this is encoded by the coding sequence ATGACACGATTTGAGGATATTATCGCCGGGATGGAACGGTGTTTTGCGGCGCAGCACAGCGCAACGGAACAGTGGCATGAAAGCGAGCCGGAATCTGTGGAGGCGGTGGCGGCATGCTGTGCCGCAGACTGTGCCGCAGACGGGGATGACGCGGCGGGGCTGCTGCCGCTGGTGCTTGCGCAGCACCTGATGAACTTCAAGCTCTGGCATGTGGAAGACGTGGCCCGGCGTACCGATGTGGGGCCGGAGGTTATTGCCGACTGCAAGCGGCGCATAGACGGATACAACCAGCGGCGCAACGACTACATGGAAAAGGTGGACGCGTGGCTGGTGAATGCCGTGACGCCGCATCTTGTGCAGGCGCAGGGCCCTGTGCGCTACAACTCTGAATCGGCAGGCATGGCTGTGGACAGGCTGTCCATTCTGAGCCTGAAGATGTATCACATGCGGGAGCAGACGGAACGGCAGGACGCGGACGCAGCCCATGTGGCCCGCTGTGCGGAAAAGCTGGCCGTGCTTACGGAGCAGCGGCGAGACCTTGCGCGCGCGGTGCTGGAACTGCTGGAAGACTACCGGAGCGGGCATAAGCAGCCCAAGGTGTATTACCAGTGCAAGATGTACAACGACCCTTCGCTCAATCCGCAGTTGTACGGCGCGGAAAAGGCGAAGGGCTAG